In one Mustela lutreola isolate mMusLut2 chromosome 8, mMusLut2.pri, whole genome shotgun sequence genomic region, the following are encoded:
- the STAT6 gene encoding signal transducer and activator of transcription 6, with protein sequence MSLWGLVSKMPPEKLQRLYVDFPQHLRHLLSDWLENQPWEFLVGSDTFCCNMASALLSATVQRLQTSAGKQGEGSAILQHISTLESIYQRDPLKLVATFRQILQGEKKAVMEQFRHLPMPFHWKQEELKFTTALQRLQHRVGETRLFREALQPGAEAGQVSLHNLLDAPANGKGPSEALATLLQETVGELEAAQALVLKRIQIWKRQQQLAGNGAPFEESLAPLQERCESLVDIYSQLQQEVGAAGGELEPKARAVLISRLDEVLRTLVTSSFLVEKQPPQVLKTQTKFQAGVRFLLGLRFLGAPAKPPLVRADMVTEKQARELSMPQGPGTGAESTGEIINNTVALENSIPGNCCSALFKNLLLKKIKRCERKGTESVTEEKCAVLFSTSFTIGPNKLPIQLQALSLPLVVIVHGNQDNNAKATILWDNAFSEMDRVPFVVAERVPWEKMCETLNLKFMAEVGTNRGLLPEHFLFLAQKIFNDNSLSMEAFQHRSVSWSQFNKEILLGRGFTFWQWFDGVLDLTKRCLRSYWSDRLIIGFISKQYVTSLLLNEPDGTFLLRFSDSEIGGITIAHVIRGQDGSPQIENIQPFSAKDLSIRSLGDRIRDLAQLKNLYPKKPKDEAFRSHYKPEQMGKDGRGYVPATIKMTVERDQPLPTLEAQMPTMVPAYDLGMAADSPMNMQLSPDMVSQVYPPHSHSIASYQALSREDTLTTFPESHLQMPPNLNPMNLSFDQTHPQGLLPCPSQEHAVSTPEPLLCSDVTMAEDSCMSQSVGGFPQATWVGEDMFPPLLPPTEQDLTKLLLEGQGESGGGALGTQPLLQPSHYGQSGISMSHLDLRANPSW encoded by the exons ATGTCTCTGTGGGGTCTGGTCTCCAAGATGCCTCCGGAAAAACTGCAGCGGCTCTATGTCGACTTTCCCCAACACCTGCGGCATCTCCTGAGTGACTGGCTGGAGAACCAGCCCTG GGAGTTCCTGGTCGGCTCAGACACCTTCTGCTGCAACATGGCTAGTGCCCTCCTTTCTGCCACTGTCCAGCGCCTTCAGACTTCCGCtggaaagcagggggaggggagcgccATCTTGCAACACATCAGCACCCTGGAG AGCATATATCAGAGGGACCCCCTGAAGCTGGTGGCCACTTTTAGACAAATCCTTCAAGGGGAGAAAAAAGCTGTTATGGAACAG TTTCGCCACCTGCCAATGCCCTTCCACTGGAAGCAGGAGGAACTGAAGTTTACCACAGCGCTGCAAAGGCTGCAGCACCGGGTGGGGGAAACTCGCCTTTTCCGAGAGGCCCTGCAGCCGGGGGCTGAGGCTGGCCAAG TGTCTCTGCACAACTTGTTAGATGCTCCTGCCAACGGGAAGGGGCCAAGTGAG GCCCTGGCCACATTGCTGCAGGAGACTGTTGGGGAGCTGGAAGCTGCCCAGGCCCTGGTGCTGAAGAGGATCCAGATTTGGAAACGGCAGCAGCAGCTGGCAGGGAACGGCGCACCCTTTGAAGAGAGCTTGGCACCATTGCAGGAGAG GTGTGAGAGCCTGGTGGACATTTATTCCCAGCTGCAGCAGGAAGTGGGGGCAGCTGGTGGGGAGCTGGAGCCCAAGGCCCGGGCAGTGCTGATCAGCCGGTTGGATGAAGTCCTGCGAACCCTTGTTACTAG CTCCTTCCTGGTGGAGAAGCAGCCCCCTCAGGTTCTGAAGACTCAGACCAAGTTCCAGGCTGGGGTTCGATTCTTACTGGGCCTACGGTTCCTGGGGGCCCCAGCCAAGCCTCCGCTGGTCAGGGCTGACATGGTGACTGAGAAGCAAGCCAGGGAGCTGAGCAtgccccaggggcctgggactgGAGC AGAAAGCACTGGGGAAATCATCAACAACACCGTGGCCCTGGAGAACAGCATTCCTGGCAACTGCTGTTCTGCCCTGTTCAAGAACCTG CTTCTGAAGAAAATCAAGCGCTGTGAGCGGAAGGGCACTGAGTCCGTCACCGAGGAGAAGTGTGCGGTGCTCTTCTCCACCAGCTTCACAATTGGCCCCAACAAACTCCCCATCCAGCTCCAG GCTCTGTCTCTGCCGCTAGTGGTCATTGTCCACGGCAACCAGGACAACAATGCCAAAGCCACCATCTTGTGGGACAATGCCTTCTCTGAGATg GACCGTGTCCCCTTTGTGGTGGCTGAGCGCGTGCCCTGGGAGAAGATGTGTGAAACTCTCAACCTCAAGTTCATGGCTGAAGTGGGGACCAATCGGGGGCTACTCCCAGAGCACTTCCTCTTCCTAGCCCAGAAGATCTTCAATGATAACAGCCTCAGCATGGAGGCCTTCCAGCACCGTTCCGTGTCCTGGTCACAGTTCAATAAG GAGATCCTGCTGGGTCGTGGCTTCACCTTTTGGCAGTGGTTCGACGGTGTCCTGGACCTCACCAAGCGCTGTCTCCGGAGCTACTGGTCAGATCG GTTGATCATTGGCTTCATCAGCAAACAGTACGTCACTAGCCTTCTTCTCAACGAGCCTGATGGAACATTCCTCCTTCGCTTCAGCGACTCAGAGATTGGGGGCATCACCATTGCCCATGTCATCCGGGGCCAGGATG GCTCCCCACAGATAGAGAACATCCAGCCATTCTCTGCCAAAGACCTATCCATTCGTTCACTGGGAGATCGAATCCGGGACCTTGCTCAGCTCAAAAACCTCTACCCCAAGAAACCCAAGGATGAAGCTTTCCGGAGCCACTACAAGC CTGAACAAATGGGTAAGGACGGCAGGGGTTATGTCCCAGCTACCATCAAGATGACTGTGGAAAG ggaCCAGCCACTTCCTACCTTGGAGGCCCAAATGCCTACCATGGTGCCAGCTTACGATCTTGGAATGGCCGCTGATTCCCCCATGAATATGCAGCTCAGCCCAGACATGGT GTCCCAAGTGTACCCACCGCACTCTCACTCCATCGCCTCGTACCAAGCCCTCTCCCGGGAAGACACATTGACAACCTTCCCAGA ATCTCACCTGCAGATGCCGCCCAACCTGAACCCGATGAACCTGTCCTTTGACCAAACTCACCCTCA GGGCCTGCTCCCATGCCCATCTCAGGAGCATGCCGTGTCCACTCCTGAGCCCCTGCTCTGCTCAGATGTGACCATGGCTGAAGACAGCTGCATGAGCCAGTCGGTGGGAGGGTTCCCTCAGGCAACCTG GGTTGGTGAAGACATGTTCCCACCCTTGCTGCCTCCTACTGAACAGGACCTCACCAAGCTTCTCTTGGAGGGGCAAGGGGAATCGGGGGGAGGAGCCTTGGGCACCCAGCCCCTCTTGCAGCCCTCTCATTATGGGCAGTCTGGGATCTCAATGTCCCACCTGGACCTAAGGGCCAACCCTAGTTGGTGA
- the NAB2 gene encoding NGFI-A-binding protein 2 isoform X1 has translation MHRAPSPTAEQPPGGGDCARRTPQPRPKPSARAMALPRTLGELQLYRVLQRANLLSYYETFIQQGGDDVQQLCEAGEEEFLEIMALVGMATKPLHVRRLQKALREWATNPGLFSQPVPAVPVSSIPLFKISETAGTRKGSMSNGHSSPGEKAGSARSFSPKSPLELGEKLSPLPGGPGAGDPRIWPGRSTPESDVGAGGEEEAGSPPFSPPAGGGVPEGTGAGGLAAAGAGGGPDRLEPEMVRMVVESVERIFRSFPRGDAGEVTSLLKLNKKLARSVGHIFEMDDSDSQKEEEIRKYSIIYGRFDSKRREGKQLSLHELTINEAAAQFCMRDNTLLLRRVELFSLSRQVARESTYLSSLKGSRLHPEELGGPPLKKLKQEVGEQSHSELQQPPPGPESYAPPYRPNLEEDSASLSGESLDGHLQAVGSCPRLTPPPADLPLALPAHGLWSRHILQQTLMDEGLRLARLVSHDRVGRLSPCVPAKPPLAEFEEGLLDRCPAPGPHPALVEGRRSSVKVEAEASRQ, from the exons ATGCACAGAGCGCCCTCCCCCACAGCCGAGCAGCCGCCGGGCGGAGGGGACTGCGCCCGCCGGACCCCGCAGCCCAGACCCAA GCCCAGTGCCCGAGCCATGGCACTGCCTCGGACACTGGGGGAGCTGCAGCTTTACCGGGTCCTGCAGCGCGCCAATCTCCTTTCCTACTATGAAACCTTCATCCAGCAGGGAGGGGACGACGTGCAGCAACTGTGTGAGGCTGGCGAGGAAGAGTTCCTGGAGATCATGGCACTCGTGGGCATGGCCACCAAGCCCCTCCATGTCCGCCGCCTGCAGAAGGCACTGAGAGAATGGGCCACCAATCCAGGGCTCTTCAGTCAGCCAGTGCCTGCTGTGCCTGTCTCCAGTATCCCACTTTTCAAGATCTCTGAGACTGCAGGCACCCGGAAAGGAAGCATGAGCAATGGGCATAGCAGCCCAGGGGAAAAGGCAGGCAGTGCCCGCAGTTTTAGCCCCAAGAGCCCCCTTGAACTTGGAGAAAAGctgtcaccactgcctgggggacCTGGGGCCGGAGACCCCCGGATCTGGCCAGGACGGAGCACTCCAGAGTCTGACGTTGGCgcgggaggagaagaggaggcaggctctccccccttctccccacctgcAGGGGGAGGAGTCCCGGAGGGGaccggggctggggggctggcagcagctggggctgggggtggtccAGATCGCCTGGAACCAGAGATGGTGCGCATGGTGGTGGAGAGTGTGGAGAGGATCTTCCGGAGCTTCCCAAGGGGGGATGCTGGGGAGGTGACGTCCCTGCTGAAGCTGAACAAGAAGCTGGCGCGGAGCGTGGGGCACATCTTTGAGATGGACGACAGCGACagccagaaggaggaggagatccGCAAATACAGCATCATTTACGGCCGTTTTGACTCCAAGCGGCGGGAGGGCAAGCAGCTCAGCCTGCACGAG CTGACCATCAACGAAGCTGCTGCACAGTTCTGCATGCGGGACAACACACTTTTACTGCGGAGGGTGGAGCTCTTCTCCCTGTCGCGCCAAGTGGCCCGAGAGAGCACCTACCTGTCCTCATTGAAGGGCTCCAG GCTTCACCCGGAAGAACTGGGAGGCCCTCCACTGAAGAAGTTAAAACAGGAG GTTGGAGAGCAAAGTCACTCGGAACTCCAGCAGCCTCCACCAGGCCCAGAGTCCTATGCACCCCCATACCGGCCCAACCTGGAGGAGGACAGCGCCAGCCTGTCTGGGGAGAGTCTTGACGGACACTTGCAGG CTGTGGGGTCATGCCCAAGGCTGACGCCGCCCCCTGCTGACCTGCCGCTGGCATTGCCAGCCCATGGGCTGTGGAGCCGCCACATCCTGCAGCAGacactgatggatgaggggctgCGGCTAGCCCGCCTCGTCTCCCACGACCGCGTGGGGCGCCTCAGCCCCTGTGTGCCTGCGAAGCCGCCTCTCGCAG AGTTTGAAGAAGGGCTGCTGGACCGATGCCCCGCCCCAGGACCCCATCCTGCCCTGGTGGAAGGTCGCAGGAGCAGCGTCAAAGTGGAGGCAGAGGCCAGCAGGCAGTGA
- the NAB2 gene encoding NGFI-A-binding protein 2 isoform X2: MHRAPSPTAEQPPGGGDCARRTPQPRPKPSARAMALPRTLGELQLYRVLQRANLLSYYETFIQQGGDDVQQLCEAGEEEFLEIMALVGMATKPLHVRRLQKALREWATNPGLFSQPVPAVPVSSIPLFKISETAGTRKGSMSNGHSSPGEKAGSARSFSPKSPLELGEKLSPLPGGPGAGDPRIWPGRSTPESDVGAGGEEEAGSPPFSPPAGGGVPEGTGAGGLAAAGAGGGPDRLEPEMVRMVVESVERIFRSFPRGDAGEVTSLLKLNKKLARSVGHIFEMDDSDSQKEEEIRKYSIIYGRFDSKRREGKQLSLHELTINEAAAQFCMRDNTLLLRRVELFSLSRQVARESTYLSSLKGSRLHPEELGGPPLKKLKQEVGEQSHSELQQPPPGPESYAPPYRPNLEEDSASLSGESLDGHLQEFEEGLLDRCPAPGPHPALVEGRRSSVKVEAEASRQ, translated from the exons ATGCACAGAGCGCCCTCCCCCACAGCCGAGCAGCCGCCGGGCGGAGGGGACTGCGCCCGCCGGACCCCGCAGCCCAGACCCAA GCCCAGTGCCCGAGCCATGGCACTGCCTCGGACACTGGGGGAGCTGCAGCTTTACCGGGTCCTGCAGCGCGCCAATCTCCTTTCCTACTATGAAACCTTCATCCAGCAGGGAGGGGACGACGTGCAGCAACTGTGTGAGGCTGGCGAGGAAGAGTTCCTGGAGATCATGGCACTCGTGGGCATGGCCACCAAGCCCCTCCATGTCCGCCGCCTGCAGAAGGCACTGAGAGAATGGGCCACCAATCCAGGGCTCTTCAGTCAGCCAGTGCCTGCTGTGCCTGTCTCCAGTATCCCACTTTTCAAGATCTCTGAGACTGCAGGCACCCGGAAAGGAAGCATGAGCAATGGGCATAGCAGCCCAGGGGAAAAGGCAGGCAGTGCCCGCAGTTTTAGCCCCAAGAGCCCCCTTGAACTTGGAGAAAAGctgtcaccactgcctgggggacCTGGGGCCGGAGACCCCCGGATCTGGCCAGGACGGAGCACTCCAGAGTCTGACGTTGGCgcgggaggagaagaggaggcaggctctccccccttctccccacctgcAGGGGGAGGAGTCCCGGAGGGGaccggggctggggggctggcagcagctggggctgggggtggtccAGATCGCCTGGAACCAGAGATGGTGCGCATGGTGGTGGAGAGTGTGGAGAGGATCTTCCGGAGCTTCCCAAGGGGGGATGCTGGGGAGGTGACGTCCCTGCTGAAGCTGAACAAGAAGCTGGCGCGGAGCGTGGGGCACATCTTTGAGATGGACGACAGCGACagccagaaggaggaggagatccGCAAATACAGCATCATTTACGGCCGTTTTGACTCCAAGCGGCGGGAGGGCAAGCAGCTCAGCCTGCACGAG CTGACCATCAACGAAGCTGCTGCACAGTTCTGCATGCGGGACAACACACTTTTACTGCGGAGGGTGGAGCTCTTCTCCCTGTCGCGCCAAGTGGCCCGAGAGAGCACCTACCTGTCCTCATTGAAGGGCTCCAG GCTTCACCCGGAAGAACTGGGAGGCCCTCCACTGAAGAAGTTAAAACAGGAG GTTGGAGAGCAAAGTCACTCGGAACTCCAGCAGCCTCCACCAGGCCCAGAGTCCTATGCACCCCCATACCGGCCCAACCTGGAGGAGGACAGCGCCAGCCTGTCTGGGGAGAGTCTTGACGGACACTTGCAGG AGTTTGAAGAAGGGCTGCTGGACCGATGCCCCGCCCCAGGACCCCATCCTGCCCTGGTGGAAGGTCGCAGGAGCAGCGTCAAAGTGGAGGCAGAGGCCAGCAGGCAGTGA